A genomic window from Streptomyces mirabilis includes:
- a CDS encoding carbohydrate ABC transporter permease encodes MTQVLDKPVELRAPVSPAERTARRKALLEWVAIHALGVAAALFFVLPFVFVFLTSLMSDSQALSRDLIPHTWEWGNYKKVFDTPGFLTWWKNTLLYAGAGTVLTVVSSIPVAYALAKFRFRGRNLSLMLVISMMMLPPQVVIIPMYLFWAKQLDLSGTLWPLIIPMAFGDAFSIFLLRQFLMTIPNEYLDAAKVDGCGDLKTLLKVVLPMAKPGIAAVGLFQFFYAWNDYFGPQIYASENPGAWTLSYGLESFKGAHHTDWNLTMAATVLVMAPVILVFFFAQKAFVEGVTLTGVKG; translated from the coding sequence ATGACACAAGTACTCGACAAGCCCGTGGAGTTGCGGGCCCCGGTCTCGCCCGCCGAGCGCACCGCCCGTCGCAAGGCGCTCCTGGAGTGGGTCGCGATCCACGCCCTGGGCGTCGCCGCCGCCCTCTTCTTCGTCCTCCCCTTCGTCTTCGTCTTCCTGACCTCCCTGATGAGCGACTCGCAGGCACTCAGCCGCGACCTCATCCCGCACACCTGGGAGTGGGGCAACTACAAGAAGGTCTTCGACACCCCGGGCTTCCTCACCTGGTGGAAGAACACACTGCTGTACGCCGGTGCCGGCACCGTCCTGACGGTCGTGTCGTCGATCCCCGTCGCCTACGCCCTCGCCAAGTTCCGCTTCCGCGGCCGGAACCTGTCACTGATGCTGGTCATCTCGATGATGATGCTGCCGCCGCAGGTCGTCATCATCCCGATGTACCTCTTTTGGGCGAAACAGCTGGACCTGTCCGGCACGCTGTGGCCGCTGATCATCCCGATGGCCTTCGGCGACGCGTTCTCCATCTTCCTGCTCCGCCAGTTCCTGATGACCATCCCGAACGAGTACCTCGACGCGGCGAAGGTCGACGGCTGCGGGGACCTGAAGACCCTGCTGAAGGTCGTCCTGCCGATGGCGAAGCCGGGGATCGCAGCCGTGGGCCTCTTCCAGTTCTTCTACGCCTGGAACGACTACTTCGGCCCGCAGATCTACGCCTCCGAGAACCCCGGCGCCTGGACCCTCTCCTACGGCCTGGAGTCGTTCAAGGGCGCGCACCACACCGACTGGAACCTCACCATGGCCGCGACCGTGCTGGTCATGGCCCCCGTGATCCTCGTGTTCTTCTTCGCACAGAAGGCGTTCGTCGAGGGCGTCACGCTCACCGGAGTGAAGGGTTGA
- a CDS encoding 6-phospho-beta-glucosidase has product MKLTVVGGGSTYTPELIDGFARLRDTLPVEELVLVDPAADRLELVGGLARRIFAKQEHPGRIVTTSDLDKGVEGADAVLLQLRVGGQAAREQDETWPLECGCIGQETTGAGGLAKALRTVPVVLDIAERVRRTNPAAWIIDFTNPVGIVTRALLQAGHRTVGLCNVAIGFQRKFAGMLGVAPVDVHLDHVGLNHLSWETGVRLGGPEGENVLPKLLAEHGDTIADDLRLPRTLVDRLGVVPSYYLRYFYAHDEVVRELRTKPSRAAEVAAMERELLTMYGDPALDEKPELLAKRGGAYYSEAAVDLAAALLGGSGSPYQVVNTYNKGTLPFLPDDAVIEVQAAVGPHGPTPLPVLPVDPLYAGLMAAVTSYEDLALEAALRGGRDRVFRTLLAHPLIGQYEYADALTDQLIAHNREHLAWA; this is encoded by the coding sequence ATGAAACTCACCGTGGTCGGCGGAGGGTCGACCTACACGCCCGAACTCATCGACGGCTTCGCCCGGTTGCGGGACACCCTGCCGGTCGAGGAACTGGTCCTCGTCGACCCGGCCGCCGACCGCCTGGAGCTGGTGGGCGGCCTGGCACGACGCATCTTCGCCAAGCAGGAACACCCCGGCCGGATCGTCACGACCTCCGACCTGGACAAGGGGGTCGAAGGCGCCGACGCGGTCCTGCTCCAGCTGCGCGTCGGCGGCCAGGCGGCCCGCGAGCAGGACGAGACCTGGCCGCTGGAGTGCGGCTGCATCGGCCAGGAGACGACGGGCGCGGGCGGTCTGGCCAAAGCGCTGCGCACGGTGCCGGTGGTACTGGACATCGCGGAGCGCGTCCGCCGTACCAACCCCGCCGCCTGGATCATCGACTTCACCAACCCGGTCGGGATCGTGACGCGCGCACTGCTCCAGGCGGGCCACAGGACGGTCGGGCTGTGCAACGTGGCGATCGGCTTCCAGCGGAAGTTCGCCGGGATGCTCGGGGTCGCCCCCGTGGACGTCCATCTGGACCACGTGGGTCTCAACCACCTCAGCTGGGAGACCGGGGTGCGCCTCGGCGGCCCCGAGGGCGAGAACGTCCTGCCGAAGCTGCTGGCCGAACACGGCGACACGATCGCCGACGACCTGCGCCTGCCGCGCACCCTCGTGGACCGCCTGGGCGTGGTCCCCTCCTACTACCTGCGCTACTTCTACGCGCACGACGAGGTCGTACGAGAACTGCGGACGAAGCCGTCACGGGCGGCGGAGGTCGCGGCGATGGAGCGGGAGTTGCTGACGATGTACGGCGATCCGGCGCTCGACGAGAAGCCGGAGCTGCTCGCCAAGCGGGGCGGCGCGTACTACTCCGAGGCGGCCGTCGACCTCGCCGCCGCGCTGCTCGGCGGGAGCGGCAGCCCCTATCAGGTGGTCAACACCTACAACAAGGGCACCTTGCCCTTCCTCCCGGACGACGCGGTGATCGAGGTGCAGGCGGCCGTCGGTCCGCACGGCCCGACACCACTGCCGGTCCTGCCGGTCGACCCCCTGTACGCGGGGCTCATGGCGGCCGTGACGTCCTACGAGGACCTGGCCCTGGAAGCCGCTCTGCGCGGTGGCCGCGACCGGGTCTTCCGGACCCTCCTCGCCCACCCCCTCATCGGCCAGTACGAGTACGCCGACGCCCTGACCGACCAACTGATCGCGCACAACCGGGAGCACCTCGCGTGGGCATGA
- a CDS encoding N-acetylglucosamine kinase — MTSSGPGAGTAAGSDPAGMVLAIDAGNSKTDVAVVSVDGRVVGAARGGGFRPPVVGVATAVDTVGEAVARAFAEAGVDSVAHVSACLANADLPVEEEQLAVALHARAWGTSVEVRNDTFAILRAGIAEPRGVAVVCGAGINCVGMRPDGRTARFPALGRISGDWGGGWGLAEEALWYAARAEDGRGGPTALAHTLPAHFGLSSMYALIEALHLEHIEHDRRHELTPVLFATAAEGDEVARALVDRLADEVVAMATVALTRLDLLTEETPVLLGGGVLAARHPQLDDRIRELLSAQAPKAVPQVISSRPVLGAALLGLDHVHAPTEVHTRVRAFYEGG, encoded by the coding sequence ATGACGTCATCCGGACCCGGCGCCGGGACGGCCGCCGGATCCGACCCGGCGGGCATGGTCCTGGCCATCGACGCGGGGAACAGCAAGACCGACGTCGCGGTCGTGTCCGTGGACGGACGGGTGGTCGGGGCCGCGCGCGGCGGGGGATTCCGGCCGCCGGTGGTCGGGGTCGCCACGGCCGTGGACACCGTGGGCGAGGCCGTCGCCCGCGCCTTCGCCGAGGCGGGCGTCGACTCCGTGGCCCATGTCTCGGCCTGTCTCGCCAACGCCGATCTTCCCGTGGAGGAGGAGCAGTTGGCGGTCGCGCTGCACGCGCGCGCGTGGGGCACGAGCGTGGAGGTGCGCAACGACACGTTCGCGATCCTGCGCGCCGGGATAGCGGAGCCGCGTGGGGTCGCCGTCGTGTGCGGCGCGGGTATCAACTGCGTCGGCATGCGTCCCGACGGCCGCACCGCCCGTTTCCCGGCGCTCGGTCGGATCTCCGGTGACTGGGGCGGTGGTTGGGGCCTGGCGGAGGAGGCCCTGTGGTACGCGGCCCGCGCGGAGGACGGCCGGGGCGGGCCCACGGCCCTGGCCCACACCCTTCCGGCCCACTTCGGTCTGTCCTCCATGTACGCCCTGATCGAGGCGCTGCACCTGGAGCACATCGAGCACGACCGCCGGCATGAACTGACCCCGGTGCTGTTCGCGACGGCGGCGGAGGGTGATGAGGTCGCTCGCGCTCTCGTGGACCGGCTCGCGGACGAGGTCGTCGCGATGGCCACGGTCGCTCTGACCCGCCTCGACCTCCTCACCGAGGAGACCCCCGTCCTCCTCGGGGGTGGTGTCCTTGCCGCCCGCCATCCCCAACTCGACGACCGGATCCGCGAGCTCCTGTCGGCCCAGGCCCCCAAGGCGGTCCCCCAGGTGATCTCGTCCCGCCCCGTGCTGGGCGCCGCCCTCCTGGGCCTGGACCACGTCCACGCCCCCACCGAGGTCCACACCCGCGTACGGGCCTTCTACGAGGGAGGTTGA